In one Buchnera aphidicola (Uroleucon sonchi) genomic region, the following are encoded:
- the pheT gene encoding phenylalanine--tRNA ligase subunit beta, translating into MKFSEKWLREWIKIKIDSNTLCEQIANSGIEVEYIQEFNPMFTDVYVGKIVECTIDSKSNNYKIVKVDIGQEKLLNIVCRAANCRYGIKVAVATIGAILPDNITIKKKIIHNQLSEGMLCSFYELGIFSQNDQIIELPQDTTLGMNVYDYLLLKDKIIKISTTSNRPDGLSILGISRNISAINNFKQPDLKNISVPIHLTKQIDINIEAKKECRCFLGKMINNINVNIDTPLWMKKKLFFSDMLSENIITNIINYILIEIGQPLNIFNSDNIDDNHIIIRMAKNQENIILKNNITIKLNKNILVFADKNKILSLPGNIHTIYADINQKTKNIFLSSAIINKKSIDNISKTINSNKILEYYNYGIDPSLQKYAIEYATKLILNICGGQSSVINYKKINTLLYQNYSIRLYYKTLKKITGINFKDTTISNILYNLNYKYDFQKHFWDVVPPSWRFDILIEEDVISDILRIYGYNNIFLHPLKEDLNYNKKNELTDFLLKKSAIILINKGYHEVINYSFIDPKIEKLLFKNKKNILVANPISQDMSCMRSSLWPGLLKNISHNKNRQQKSIRIFESGLCFSINEKDNLGIKQEFLLAAAISGDYFSEHWLFKMRKMDFYDLKGDLELILDSICELNNIEFRREKILGLHPEQSASIYFQNNMIGKIGAIDPRLENKLNVDSATFLFEISLKYFFNIIKKSKFQDISKFPTIRRDISILISDDIIIHDVIKICQDFFINQNVEVNLFDVYSYQELLNKKKSLGISFIFQNYQRTLQDNEINLMIHDCIGVLKKKFQVMLRK; encoded by the coding sequence ATGAAATTTAGTGAAAAATGGTTACGTGAATGGATCAAAATTAAAATTGATAGTAATACATTATGTGAACAAATTGCTAACTCTGGCATTGAAGTAGAGTATATTCAAGAATTTAATCCAATGTTTACTGATGTTTATGTAGGTAAAATAGTTGAATGTACTATTGATTCTAAATCTAATAATTATAAAATAGTTAAAGTTGATATAGGTCAGGAAAAATTATTAAATATTGTATGTCGAGCAGCGAATTGTCGTTATGGAATTAAAGTGGCAGTAGCTACTATTGGTGCTATTTTACCAGATAATATTACCATTAAAAAAAAAATAATACATAACCAATTATCAGAAGGAATGTTATGTTCTTTTTATGAATTAGGAATATTTTCTCAAAATGATCAAATTATTGAATTACCTCAAGACACTACTTTGGGTATGAATGTTTATGATTATTTATTATTAAAAGATAAAATTATTAAAATTTCTACTACGTCAAATCGCCCAGATGGATTAAGCATTTTAGGCATCTCACGAAATATATCAGCTATAAATAATTTTAAACAGCCAGATTTAAAAAATATATCAGTACCTATTCATTTAACGAAACAAATAGATATTAATATTGAAGCAAAAAAAGAATGTAGATGTTTTTTAGGAAAAATGATTAATAATATTAACGTTAATATAGATACTCCTTTATGGATGAAAAAAAAATTATTTTTTTCTGATATGTTATCTGAAAATATTATTACTAATATTATTAATTATATATTAATCGAAATCGGACAACCTTTAAATATCTTTAATTCAGATAACATAGATGATAATCATATCATTATTCGTATGGCAAAAAATCAAGAAAATATTATTTTGAAAAATAATATTACAATAAAATTAAATAAAAATATATTAGTGTTTGCTGATAAAAATAAAATATTATCTCTTCCTGGTAATATTCATACTATTTATGCTGATATTAATCAAAAAACTAAAAATATATTTTTAAGTTCTGCTATCATCAATAAAAAATCAATTGATAATATTTCAAAAACAATAAATTCTAATAAAATATTAGAATATTATAACTATGGTATCGATCCATCTCTACAAAAATATGCTATAGAATATGCTACTAAATTAATTTTAAATATATGTGGAGGTCAATCTAGCGTCATTAATTATAAAAAAATTAATACATTATTGTATCAAAATTATTCGATTAGATTATATTATAAAACATTGAAAAAAATCACAGGTATTAATTTTAAAGATACAACTATTTCTAATATTTTATATAATCTTAATTATAAATACGATTTTCAGAAACATTTTTGGGATGTAGTTCCTCCTAGTTGGCGTTTTGATATATTAATAGAAGAAGATGTCATTAGTGATATTTTAAGAATATATGGCTATAATAATATTTTTTTGCATCCATTAAAAGAAGATTTAAACTATAATAAAAAAAATGAATTAACAGATTTTTTATTAAAAAAATCTGCTATTATATTAATTAATAAAGGATATCATGAAGTTATAAATTATAGTTTTATTGATCCAAAAATAGAAAAGTTACTTTTTAAAAATAAAAAAAATATTTTAGTTGCCAATCCTATTTCTCAAGATATGTCATGTATGCGTTCATCATTATGGCCTGGTTTACTTAAAAATATTTCTCATAATAAAAACCGTCAACAAAAAAGTATACGTATTTTTGAAAGTGGATTATGTTTTTCAATAAATGAAAAGGATAACCTTGGAATTAAACAAGAATTTTTATTAGCAGCAGCAATTAGTGGAGACTATTTTTCAGAACATTGGTTGTTTAAAATGAGAAAAATGGATTTTTATGATTTGAAAGGTGATTTGGAATTGATATTAGATTCAATATGTGAATTGAATAATATAGAATTTAGACGTGAAAAAATCCTTGGCTTACATCCTGAGCAAAGTGCATCTATATATTTTCAGAATAATATGATTGGAAAAATTGGAGCAATTGATCCGAGATTAGAAAATAAGTTAAATGTTGATAGTGCTACATTTTTATTTGAAATATCATTAAAATATTTTTTTAATATTATTAAAAAATCAAAATTTCAAGATATTTCAAAATTTCCTACAATACGACGAGACATTTCAATATTAATATCAGATGACATTATCATTCATGATGTTATTAAAATATGTCAAGATTTTTTTATAAATCAAAACGTAGAAGTAAATCTATTTGATGTATATTCTTATCAAGAGTTATTAAATAAGAAAAAAAGTTTAGGTATTAGTTTTATTTTTCAAAATTATCAAAGAACTTTACAAGATAATGAAATTAATTTAATGATTCATGATTGTATAGGAGTATTAAAAAAGAAATTTCAAGTGATGTTAAGGAAATAA
- the tgt gene encoding tRNA guanosine(34) transglycosylase Tgt, which translates to MHFKLLHQDGNARYGCFNFKQEIIETPIFMPVGTYGAVKSISTNEIKNTGSKIILANAFHLFLRPGQDIIKIHGTLHKFMNWPGPILTDSGGFQVFSLSRFCKINKEGVLFKNHINGKNFFLNPEISMNIQLNLGSDIVMVFDECIEYTNNWQKTKDSMKRSLEWAKKSRFYFDLSKNKNLLFGIIHGGIYPELREISLKELIKIDFDGYALGGLAVGESKYEMYKILQYICPQIPKNKPRYLMGVGKPEDLVEGVKHGIDMFDCVIPTRNARNGYLFVTNGIIKIRNKKYEKDLSSLDNTCSCYTCKNYTRSYLHHLDSCNEILGARLNTIHNLHYYQTLMSNIRQAIKNNTFHQFQLNFYNQKKNLINKYQGQ; encoded by the coding sequence ATGCATTTTAAACTTTTACATCAAGATGGAAATGCAAGATATGGTTGTTTTAATTTTAAACAAGAAATAATAGAAACTCCTATTTTTATGCCAGTTGGAACTTATGGAGCTGTTAAAAGTATTAGTACAAATGAGATTAAAAATACAGGTAGTAAAATTATTTTAGCTAATGCATTTCATTTATTTTTACGGCCTGGTCAAGATATTATTAAAATACATGGCACATTGCATAAGTTTATGAATTGGCCGGGTCCTATTCTAACTGATTCTGGAGGTTTTCAAGTTTTCAGTCTTTCTCGTTTTTGTAAAATTAATAAAGAAGGAGTGTTATTTAAAAACCATATTAATGGAAAAAATTTTTTCTTAAACCCCGAAATATCTATGAATATTCAATTAAATTTAGGTTCTGATATTGTTATGGTCTTTGATGAATGTATAGAATATACTAATAATTGGCAAAAAACTAAAGATTCTATGAAAAGATCATTAGAATGGGCAAAAAAAAGTCGTTTTTATTTTGATTTATCTAAAAATAAAAATTTATTATTCGGTATTATTCATGGAGGAATATATCCAGAGTTACGTGAAATTTCTCTTAAAGAATTAATAAAAATCGATTTTGATGGATATGCATTAGGTGGGTTAGCTGTAGGTGAGTCAAAATACGAAATGTATAAAATATTACAATATATTTGTCCTCAAATACCAAAAAATAAACCACGTTATTTAATGGGAGTAGGTAAACCTGAAGATTTAGTAGAGGGAGTGAAGCATGGTATAGATATGTTTGATTGTGTAATTCCTACTCGCAATGCCAGAAATGGATATTTATTTGTAACAAATGGTATAATTAAAATCAGAAATAAAAAATATGAAAAAGATTTATCGTCTTTAGATAATACTTGCTCTTGTTATACTTGTAAAAATTACACTCGTTCTTATTTACATCATTTAGATTCTTGTAATGAGATATTAGGTGCGCGTTTAAATACCATTCATAATTTACATTATTATCAAACATTAATGTCAAACATAAGACAAGCAATAAAAAATAATACTTTTCATCAATTTCAATTAAATTTTTATAACCAAAAGAAAAATCTTATCAATAAATATCAAGGACAATAA
- the yajC gene encoding preprotein translocase subunit YajC, whose product MNFLIQNANAFMTESSGNHNSYSFIFMIIVFLLVFYFFIFRPQQKKDKEHTNLMNSLMKGDEVITTSGLLGRINKVTQNGYIFLQLNETTEVLIKKDFIASLLPKGTLKSL is encoded by the coding sequence ATGAATTTTTTAATTCAAAATGCTAATGCTTTTATGACTGAATCTTCAGGAAACCACAATTCATATTCTTTTATATTTATGATTATTGTATTTTTATTAGTATTTTATTTTTTTATTTTTCGTCCACAACAAAAAAAAGATAAAGAACATACTAATCTTATGAACTCTCTTATGAAAGGGGATGAAGTTATAACTACTAGTGGTTTATTAGGACGTATTAATAAAGTTACACAAAATGGATATATTTTTCTACAATTAAATGAAACAACTGAAGTTTTAATTAAAAAAGATTTTATAGCATCATTATTACCTAAAGGCACTTTAAAATCTTTATGA
- a CDS encoding integration host factor subunit alpha, whose translation MVLTKAEIVEHLFEKFHLTKRDSKILVEFFFEEIRKSLEKGEDVKLSGFGNFYVKNKNSRPGRNPKTGEDFLIKARQVVTFKAGRKLKDKIDNFLIKKI comes from the coding sequence ATGGTATTAACAAAAGCTGAAATTGTAGAACACTTATTTGAAAAATTTCATCTAACTAAACGAGATTCTAAAATATTAGTAGAATTTTTTTTTGAAGAAATTCGAAAATCTTTAGAGAAAGGAGAAGATGTAAAACTATCTGGATTTGGTAATTTTTACGTTAAAAATAAAAATTCTCGACCTGGCAGAAATCCTAAAACAGGAGAAGATTTTTTAATTAAAGCTAGGCAAGTTGTCACTTTTAAAGCAGGTCGAAAATTAAAAGATAAAATTGATAATTTTTTAATAAAAAAAATATGA
- the nfo gene encoding deoxyribonuclease IV has protein sequence MNYIGAHISSAGGVEKTILRACQINATAFSFFTKNQIQWYAKPLIQKQIDCFKNLCIKYKFTPNQILPHSSYLINLGHPVDELLKKSQILFLDEMTRCSQLGLNFLNFHPGSHLNKITESSCLSRISHSINMILDQTQNITAVLENTAGQGTNVGYCFEHLAEIIDNIHDKSRIGVCLDTCHLFVSGYDLRTIQDCKNTFNKFNNIIGLKYLKGIHLNDSKKNINSRVDRHESLGLGKIGTEAFSWIIRNNNFSNIPMILETINPKIWKQEIQWLRSHKK, from the coding sequence ATGAATTATATTGGCGCACATATTAGTTCTGCTGGTGGTGTAGAAAAAACCATTTTACGCGCTTGTCAAATTAACGCAACAGCTTTTTCTTTTTTTACTAAAAATCAAATTCAATGGTATGCTAAGCCACTAATTCAAAAACAAATTGATTGTTTTAAAAATTTATGTATAAAATATAAATTTACACCTAATCAAATTTTACCTCATAGCAGCTATTTAATTAATCTAGGTCATCCAGTTGATGAATTATTAAAAAAGTCACAAATATTATTTTTAGATGAAATGACACGTTGTAGTCAACTTGGTTTAAATTTTTTAAATTTTCATCCAGGTAGTCATTTAAATAAAATTACTGAATCGTCTTGTTTATCAAGAATTTCTCATTCTATTAATATGATTTTAGATCAAACACAAAATATTACAGCAGTATTAGAAAATACTGCAGGACAAGGAACAAATGTAGGGTATTGTTTTGAACATTTAGCTGAAATTATTGATAATATTCATGATAAATCTAGAATTGGAGTATGTCTCGATACCTGTCATTTATTTGTATCAGGATATGATTTACGAACTATACAAGATTGTAAGAATACGTTTAACAAATTTAATAATATAATCGGATTAAAATATTTAAAAGGAATACATTTAAATGATTCAAAAAAGAATATTAATAGTCGTGTTGATCGTCATGAAAGTTTAGGTCTAGGTAAAATAGGAACAGAAGCGTTTAGTTGGATTATAAGAAATAATAATTTTTCTAATATACCTATGATTTTAGAAACTATTAATCCCAAAATATGGAAACAAGAAATTCAGTGGTTACGATCACATAAAAAATAA
- the glyS gene encoding glycine--tRNA ligase subunit beta, with protein MKTQTLLIEIGTEELPSRLLNNISLNFYKNFITELNILNIRYKNILCFSTPRRLALKIEDMNTENQYIEIEKRGPSIIQSYDKNGCLTAAAISWLKYYKINIQDTVRLKNKKGEWLLYKKKQQQEQIESLIPKITESALKKNYFIAPMRWEVSNQKFFRPIRNIVILLDHQIISGKIFNINTNRILHNHIAYKEDKIIINHGKEYPDILLKKQNILADYIARKKIIIKNIKETIKTIDGYIEQNNILIDEVTNLVESPVILLATFSKKFLKIPKKILKYIIEKQQKCFPIYNINHSIMPYFVFVSNIQSKKSTMIIADNEKVMHSRLSDIEFFLQNDRKTILENHLISLKNVLFHNNLGSLYEKTLRIQYLIRWIIQHYSENLEDANRAAILSKCDLLTNIVCEFPELQGTIGMYYALENKEKKDIALAIEEQYLPAFSGDKLPITPIGSALSIADKIDTLSGMFYIGNIPSSNKDPFALRRLAIAILRIIIEKNISLDLKELINNSLSLYNTKYIKNSNVSNQIIEFFISRLFYWYQENGYNKKIIQSVLSYKLTQPIDIHKRIQAISIFQKSKNSKLVMLCIKRVINILDKANQTLNTEINTQLMEKEEEIMLFNQINNLYIHTKNLFLEQKYEDIFLKIADLEQPIYHFFDKVKIHHDNTKIFLNRLILLNRFKELIFKIADFSYLY; from the coding sequence ATGAAAACACAAACACTATTAATTGAAATAGGTACTGAAGAATTACCCTCTAGATTACTTAATAATATATCTCTTAATTTCTATAAAAATTTTATCACTGAATTAAACATATTGAATATTCGCTATAAAAATATTTTATGTTTTTCTACACCAAGAAGATTGGCATTAAAAATTGAAGATATGAATACAGAAAATCAGTATATAGAAATCGAAAAAAGAGGTCCATCTATTATTCAGTCTTATGATAAAAATGGGTGTTTAACTGCAGCAGCTATTTCTTGGTTAAAATATTATAAAATTAATATACAAGATACTGTGCGTTTAAAAAATAAAAAAGGTGAATGGTTATTATATAAAAAAAAACAACAACAAGAGCAAATAGAATCCTTAATACCTAAAATAACTGAATCCGCACTTAAAAAAAATTATTTCATAGCACCAATGCGTTGGGAAGTGAGTAATCAAAAATTTTTTCGTCCTATTCGTAATATTGTAATATTATTGGATCATCAAATTATTTCAGGAAAAATATTTAATATCAATACTAATCGGATTTTACATAATCACATTGCTTACAAAGAAGATAAAATTATTATAAATCATGGCAAAGAATATCCTGATATTTTATTGAAAAAACAAAATATTCTTGCTGATTATATAGCTCGTAAAAAAATAATTATAAAAAATATCAAAGAAACTATAAAAACAATTGATGGTTATATTGAACAAAATAATATTCTCATTGATGAAGTAACTAATCTAGTAGAATCACCTGTTATACTATTAGCAACTTTTTCAAAAAAATTCCTTAAAATACCTAAAAAAATATTAAAATATATAATAGAAAAACAACAAAAATGTTTTCCAATATACAATATTAATCATTCTATAATGCCATATTTTGTATTTGTATCTAATATCCAGTCAAAAAAATCAACAATGATTATTGCAGATAATGAAAAAGTTATGCATTCTAGACTTTCAGATATTGAATTTTTTCTACAAAACGATAGAAAAACAATATTAGAAAATCATTTAATTTCTCTAAAAAATGTATTATTTCACAATAATCTTGGTTCATTGTATGAAAAAACATTACGTATTCAATACTTAATAAGATGGATTATTCAACATTATTCAGAAAATTTAGAAGATGCAAATAGAGCAGCAATATTATCAAAATGTGATCTTTTAACAAATATTGTATGTGAATTTCCAGAATTACAAGGTACAATAGGAATGTATTATGCATTAGAAAATAAAGAAAAAAAAGATATTGCTCTTGCTATTGAAGAACAATATCTACCTGCATTTTCAGGAGATAAACTACCAATAACTCCTATAGGTTCTGCATTATCTATTGCTGATAAAATAGATACTTTATCAGGTATGTTTTATATTGGAAATATTCCTAGTTCAAATAAAGATCCATTTGCATTAAGACGTTTAGCTATTGCAATACTACGTATTATTATAGAAAAAAACATATCATTAGATTTAAAAGAACTAATTAACAATAGTTTATCTTTATATAATACAAAATACATCAAGAATTCAAATGTATCTAACCAAATTATTGAATTTTTTATATCAAGATTATTTTACTGGTATCAAGAAAATGGATATAATAAAAAAATTATTCAATCAGTATTGTCGTATAAATTAACACAACCAATAGATATTCATAAAAGAATACAAGCAATATCTATTTTTCAAAAATCAAAAAATTCAAAGTTAGTGATGTTATGCATTAAAAGAGTGATAAATATTTTAGATAAAGCAAATCAAACACTTAATACTGAAATAAATACTCAATTAATGGAAAAAGAAGAAGAAATAATGCTATTTAATCAAATTAATAATCTATATATACATACAAAAAATTTATTTTTGGAACAAAAATATGAAGATATTTTTTTAAAAATTGCAGATCTAGAACAACCTATATATCATTTTTTTGATAAAGTCAAAATACATCATGATAATACTAAAATTTTTTTAAATCGATTAATTTTATTAAATCGTTTTAAAGAATTGATTTTTAAAATAGCAGATTTTTCTTATTTATACTAA
- a CDS encoding DedA family protein codes for MESWIEFFITQSSIYSLLLIGMVAFLESLALVGLLLPGIILMTTLGTFIGNGKLLFYPAWIAGSIGCLCGDWASYYFGLYFKNCLTKLKFLKNNQKLVDKITSVLDKHSIIAIILGRFIGPTRPLMPMICGMLKLSLNKFIYPSIIGCIFWPPVYFFPGIITGIAINIPESSQNNYFKWLLLIISILIWIGIWLLSKWWKIKKINKNNSIFVKKNIIGFLSFLTLSAGITGLIAIQFHPTMFMFRHILFTILFKS; via the coding sequence ATGGAATCTTGGATAGAATTTTTTATAACACAATCTTCAATATATTCTTTATTATTAATTGGCATGGTTGCTTTTTTAGAATCTCTTGCTTTAGTAGGACTGTTATTGCCAGGAATTATTTTAATGACAACATTAGGTACATTTATTGGCAATGGAAAATTATTATTTTATCCTGCCTGGATTGCTGGTAGTATTGGATGTTTATGTGGTGATTGGGCATCATACTATTTTGGATTATATTTTAAAAATTGTTTAACAAAATTAAAATTTTTAAAAAATAACCAAAAATTAGTTGATAAAATTACATCTGTTTTAGATAAACATAGTATAATCGCTATTATTCTTGGAAGATTTATAGGACCAACTAGACCATTAATGCCAATGATATGTGGTATGCTTAAATTATCATTAAATAAATTTATTTATCCTAGTATTATTGGATGTATATTCTGGCCTCCAGTATATTTTTTCCCTGGTATTATTACAGGAATCGCTATTAATATACCAGAAAGCTCACAAAATAATTATTTTAAATGGCTATTATTAATAATTTCAATATTAATATGGATTGGAATATGGCTTTTATCAAAATGGTGGAAAATTAAAAAAATTAATAAAAATAATTCCATTTTTGTCAAGAAAAATATAATTGGATTTTTATCTTTTTTAACATTGTCTGCTGGAATAACAGGATTAATTGCTATACAATTTCATCCTACTATGTTTATGTTTCGACATATTTTATTTACTATATTATTTAAATCATAA
- the rplY gene encoding 50S ribosomal protein L25 codes for MLTLTAEIRNNKGKSVSRRLRMHNKCPGIVYGINKNSILLTLDHNSLFNLQKKSEFYNENILLLINNQEYIVKVHLIQRHSFKLKLLHIDFIYV; via the coding sequence ATGTTAACTTTAACTGCAGAAATAAGAAATAATAAAGGTAAAAGTGTTAGTAGAAGATTACGTATGCATAATAAGTGTCCTGGAATTGTATATGGCATTAATAAAAATAGTATTTTGCTAACATTAGATCATAATTCTCTTTTTAATTTACAGAAAAAATCAGAATTTTATAATGAAAATATATTATTATTAATTAATAACCAAGAATATATAGTTAAAGTACATTTGATTCAAAGACATTCATTTAAATTAAAATTGCTACATATTGACTTTATATATGTTTAA
- the pheS gene encoding phenylalanine--tRNA ligase subunit alpha produces MLNLNKLFKQIKIDIKKTKTIVELDQIKIKYLGKKGILTEYIKNLKNFSCIDKKKYSIINQKKQEIIKNIKQHSQYLTEMILETRIKKEKIDVSLPGRRCNNGCLHPITQTMNYIKNFFFTLGFQSINGLEIEDEYHNFDALNIPKNHPARNSHDTFWFDSNRLLRTHTSNMQIRIMKSEKPPIRCIFPGKVYRHDYDITHTPMFHQIEGLIVDKNITFSNLKWIIYNFLYYFFGKKVSIQFRPSYFPFTTPSAEVDIINQNTLQTLEILGCGMVHPNVLTNVNIDPNIYSACAFGIGVERMTMLRYEIYDIRSFFDNDLRFLNQFKYN; encoded by the coding sequence ATGTTAAATTTAAATAAATTATTTAAACAAATTAAAATAGATATCAAAAAGACTAAAACTATTGTCGAATTAGATCAAATTAAAATTAAATACTTAGGAAAAAAAGGGATTTTAACGGAATATATAAAAAATTTAAAAAATTTTTCGTGTATAGATAAAAAAAAATATAGTATTATTAATCAAAAAAAACAAGAAATTATTAAGAATATTAAACAACATAGTCAATATTTAACTGAAATGATATTAGAAACAAGAATAAAAAAAGAAAAAATTGATGTTTCTTTACCTGGTCGTCGTTGTAATAATGGCTGTTTACATCCTATAACACAAACAATGAATTATATTAAAAATTTTTTTTTTACATTAGGTTTTCAATCAATTAATGGTCTAGAAATAGAAGATGAATATCACAATTTTGATGCTTTAAATATTCCTAAGAATCATCCTGCTCGTAATAGTCATGATACTTTTTGGTTTGACTCTAATAGATTATTAAGAACTCATACTTCAAATATGCAAATTCGTATCATGAAATCAGAAAAACCACCAATTCGATGTATTTTTCCAGGTAAAGTGTATCGGCATGATTACGATATCACACATACTCCTATGTTTCATCAAATTGAAGGTTTAATAGTTGATAAAAATATTACTTTTTCTAATTTAAAATGGATAATATACAATTTTTTATATTATTTCTTTGGAAAGAAAGTATCTATTCAATTTCGTCCATCCTATTTTCCTTTTACTACACCTTCTGCAGAAGTAGATATTATCAATCAAAATACTTTACAAACATTAGAAATATTAGGTTGTGGAATGGTGCATCCGAATGTATTAACAAATGTTAATATTGATCCAAATATATATTCTGCTTGTGCATTTGGCATAGGTGTGGAACGTATGACGATGTTACGTTATGAAATATATGATATTCGATCTTTTTTTGATAATGATTTAAGATTTTTAAATCAATTTAAATATAATTAG
- the rplT gene encoding 50S ribosomal protein L20, whose product MARVKRGVIAHARHKKILKQAKGYYGARSRIYRVACQAVTKAGQYAYRDRRQKKRQFRQLWISRINAAVRQSQMSYSNFIFGLKKSSINIDRKILSDIAICDIFSFNQLVERAKKALL is encoded by the coding sequence ATGGCTCGTGTTAAACGTGGCGTCATTGCACATGCTCGTCACAAAAAAATCTTAAAACAAGCAAAAGGCTATTATGGAGCTCGTTCACGTATTTATAGAGTTGCATGTCAGGCAGTGACTAAAGCTGGTCAATATGCATATCGTGATAGACGACAAAAGAAAAGACAATTTCGTCAATTATGGATTTCACGTATTAATGCCGCTGTTCGTCAAAGTCAAATGTCTTATAGTAATTTTATTTTTGGTTTAAAAAAATCTTCGATTAATATTGATCGAAAAATATTATCTGATATTGCAATATGTGATATTTTTTCATTTAATCAATTAGTTGAGCGAGCAAAAAAAGCTTTGTTATAA
- the glyQ gene encoding glycine--tRNA ligase subunit alpha, whose amino-acid sequence MKHNCNDFYHLIDILQKYWLQQGCTIFQSLDLPIGAGTFHQKTFLGTIGPEPIRAAYIQACRRPLDGRYGDNPNRLQHYYQFQVIMKPPLDDIQNLYLHSLNLLNINEKINDIRFVEDNWENPTLGAWGIGWEVWLNGIEVTQFTYFQQVGGLECNPITVEITYGLERLAMHIQKKSNIYNVIWNIHNNKKITYGDIFQQNEIEQSKYNFQYSNIDFLFYTFEQYILESKQLIKLTKPLLLVAYENILQANHIFNLLDARKVISANERQNYILRIRKLTTQIAKKYLNQREQLGFPLCIHTREKNENTNTIN is encoded by the coding sequence ATGAAACATAATTGTAATGATTTTTATCATTTAATTGATATTTTACAAAAATACTGGTTACAACAAGGATGTACTATTTTTCAATCATTAGATTTGCCAATTGGTGCAGGAACATTTCATCAAAAAACTTTTTTAGGAACTATTGGACCAGAGCCAATACGTGCAGCATATATACAAGCTTGTCGTCGACCTTTAGATGGAAGATATGGAGACAATCCCAATCGACTGCAACATTATTATCAATTTCAAGTTATTATGAAACCACCTTTAGACGATATTCAGAATCTTTATTTACATTCATTAAATTTATTAAATATTAATGAAAAAATAAATGATATACGTTTTGTAGAAGATAATTGGGAAAATCCTACATTAGGAGCATGGGGTATTGGTTGGGAAGTTTGGTTAAATGGTATAGAAGTTACTCAATTCACTTATTTTCAACAAGTTGGTGGATTGGAATGTAATCCTATAACAGTTGAAATAACATATGGTTTAGAACGACTGGCTATGCATATACAAAAAAAATCTAATATCTATAATGTTATTTGGAATATACATAATAATAAAAAAATTACTTATGGTGATATCTTTCAACAAAATGAAATCGAACAATCTAAATATAATTTTCAATATTCTAACATTGATTTTTTATTTTACACTTTTGAACAATATATACTAGAATCAAAACAATTAATTAAGTTAACAAAACCATTATTATTAGTTGCATATGAAAATATTTTACAAGCAAATCATATATTTAATTTACTAGATGCAAGAAAAGTTATATCAGCCAATGAAAGACAAAATTATATTTTACGTATTCGTAAATTAACTACTCAAATTGCAAAAAAATATTTAAATCAAAGAGAACAATTAGGTTTTCCTTTATGCATTCACACAAGAGAAAAAAATGAAAACACAAACACTATTAATTGA